Sequence from the Muntiacus reevesi chromosome 9, mMunRee1.1, whole genome shotgun sequence genome:
TATTTTCCTCCCAAACAGTAAGACTTACTAATGTCTTAGGAATGTAAAGCATCCACCTTTTCCCCCATAAATCAGACCAGTTTGTCTGTGATAATTTTTAGTCTCTGCTTTCAGCCGTTAGCCCGGCCTTAGACCATTCATATCTATGCTACAgtgataagtgtgtgtgtgttgctcagtcacgtccaactctttgtgtccccatctactgtaacccaccaggctcctctgtccgtgggattttcccaggcaagaatactggagtgggttcatcaggggatcttcctgactcagggattgaacctcggtctcctgcattgcaagcagattctttactgactcacTCACACAGCCCAGCCAGAATAATCAGAAAGGACTGTTCTGAtcatctctttgtctcctgttgAGAGAGTGAGGCATTGGCCTCCAAGCCTTCTGAAGACCCTTTGTGGACGTGGTTCCAACGGGCGCCTTCCCAGGAGCCAGCACGGCCCCCTTGACATCTGACCAACCAAAGgcggtctttatctttttggacaagccacacagcatgtgggatcatagttccccaaccagaaatcgaacccgtgccccctgcattggaagtgcagagtcctaaccattggaccgccaAAGAATTCCCTAAAGATAATCTTCTAATGCAGAGCCAGGAGCCTGTCAgtgcttctcctccctcctcactgCCTCGGTCACCGCATTCCTGTAGGTGCCTTGTCTTCTTTCCTGGCTCCAGCCAGGCTGCTGGAGCGCTCTCAGGCATTGCCCAGCCTGCTTGTTTTGCTCATGGTACTCCTCTCCTCCAGTCCTGGCCTGCCCGGCGCCCAGTGCCAGCATAACAGAGCCGCAGGCAGGAGCTGGGGGTGTGAGTTCTGGGTAGATGCATTGGCTACATCACTTCTCTGTTGGCACTTCAGACTCCTCAAATAAAGAGCTTTCATCTCAATCATTCTAACTCACTGGCATTCAGTGCTTCTAAGTCCATCTGGTATACCTCACATCATGCTTATATCCTATTTATACACAGCAAAATCTTCTTTTTACAGGCTTCTTTGTTCCAAAGATTTGGATACATCATAGGCTAAATCTTGTCCCCTGGCATGCAATAACAGTCCAGGGTAACCAGTTAGCCTAAACAGTGAGCCCAGGTAttcttagggcttccttggtggctcagatggttaagaatctgcctgcaatgcaggagacccaggttcgatccctgggtcaggaagcttccctggagaagagaatggcaacccactccagtattcttacctggaaaatcccatggacagaggagcctggtgggctacagtccatagggtcacaaagagtcagacacgactgaacgactaacactttcacttttccagatattctgtgaccccataaagGTCCCCTTCCAGCATGTCCTTTCTAGGGAGGGGGCCTTATCTTTCTTTGGGGATCCTGCCAGGACCCAGGCCTTGGTGTTCCCTCTGGGCACATTTTTGATGAGCTGAACCCTAGGGAAGGCAAGCAGGTGGGATGCCAGGGAAGGGGAGCGAGGCCTTGGGGGCTGAGTGAGACAgagatgaggatgagatgagaaTGTTTCCCTGTAATTTGGAGCTTGTGCATTTTAAAGGGAGGTTGTTTCTGAGTTATTTTCACAATAGAACTGTGTATTCTGATCTACCTCACTGCTTCGTGGAATCAAAAATAATATAGCGTGATGCTATATCATCAGCTCGTGGCTTCTCTTTCTGAGCAGCTTTTACCCGGCAATTATGTGAAATTATGTGACTCAGTATGGAAAGATAATCACCAGAGAAACTCTTCTGATTGCTCTCTCCTGCACATGCAGAAAAGCAACTGTGCAGACAGCAGAGAGATCAGGGAGGGAAATTAACATGGACAGGCTGTTGCCACCGGAAGTGTCAGCTGTTCACCAGTGTCGAGATAAATGAGAGCGTGGAACGGAGCAGGAAAATGAGTGAAAACTGAATCTTTCTCTGAAGATGCTTCAGAGGAAGCACAAGGTGGCTGGTTCCGTTTTCCAGATGGGGAGGATGGTCTGAAAGATGTAGAGTTCCAGAGATACCCCACCCCCATCTAAAAGTGAGGACTTCACCAGATCTCCATTCCAGGGGACCAAGTTCGTAGGCTTTCCCAGGTAGGGGGTCCATGATCTCACACGTGCAGGTGACTAATGTGATGTTCCTGAACCCTCTCTCCTAGCTCCATCCAACTCTGCCTTGCTTTTTCATCTTCCGAAGATCCACCCCCCCTACCCTTTCATCTACTGCTTAGACTCTGTGGCCTGGAAATGAGGTTTACCACTCCTACCACCTCTTAACCTCCCCCTCCCCTCGGCCAGCCCTGGGCAGCCTAGCCTCCTTTCTGGGAGAAAGGAATGTGTGATGTAGGACACAGAGGGGGCAGTTgtgtgggagggagaggagaaagagatagAGTTCCTCGGTGAAGCCACAAGAGAAAGACATTCTGTGTCCCTTCAGAGGCTCTGTCTGCGTCCTTGGCCACTCGACTCAGGGGCAGTGCCAGAGGGAccagtgaaatttttaaaaatgggtgtGGGGGCCAAGAGGTCCCCCGAGGAGGCTTATGCTGAGGTGTGGCTGGTGTAGTCCTGGCCTGGGCAGCAGCTTGAAGGAGGAGAGTTGGTCTCTTTCCAAATCTGTAACAGTATTTCTTTCAGCTCACTGTAACTTGATCAGAAGTGTTTTCTTTAGAATACAAAGACAGGTCTTTACTCTTTAGCCTGGCATGCAAGATCCTCTAGAGGCTGACTCCAGCTCTCTTATCAGAATTCTCACCACCCACTCTCATGCTTTACACAACTCGATTATTCACTGTTTTGGAAGGTATCTTGCTCTCAAAATGGCAAATACTTGGCAGATGGCTGTCACGGCCCCTCCTGCGCTGTGCAGACATCACAGATGGATGAAGGCCCTCACATCTACCTGCCCTCATTCAGAATCCTTCTGAGGAAGCCACTTCAGGTGGCCACTCCTGAATGAAGTACCTTGAGGTGCAACTTGAACTGAACTTGAAACTGAATACTGTTTGTGATCCCTGTTTTCCCATCTCACTGCCTTTGCTCATGCTGTTTCCTCTACTGGAAtgcctctccttttctcttttcttacccCGGTCCCTCAGAATCCCATCCTGCTTTCAAGGTTCAGCTGGAATGTCAGCTCCTCCATGGAAACCTCCCAGGTGCCCTGTTGTATTCCCTGCTCCCTTTTCTGTGCCTGCCATGCTGGCTACTCCTCAAGTGTAGTCTCCGCCTCTTGTGAAGCTCTCTTCACATTTGCCGAAATATCTTGAGTCCTCTGCTTTCACACACTGCCCCCCTGTCTTGTTCGCCTGTTTATCCCTTGCAGAACCCAGAATTGTATAACTCCGTTTAGGAattcagtgtgtatgtgtgtttgttggggtggggggatttCCTTGAATCTCAGCATCTATGGAGGTAATTGGGTGGAGCTATGGAGAGGTGTAGCAGTGACTAGTGGCCTGGGACCCTTGACCTCTGTCCTTCCTCTTCCCTGGAGGGGCCTTGCTTGCCTCATGACCCCTCTGCTGGCTAGAAGCAGTCCCAGCTGCTGCCCCTGTTCAGGGGAGGGAATTAGACAAAGGCTTGAATACTAGAAGGTTGGAATTACTGGGGAATGTTAGATCTGCCCCCCAGAAGGGTAAGATGATAAAGAAAAATGTGAGTTTACAGCTAGTAGGTCTTCATTAAAGAAATTTATAAGATGTTCTCCGGGAATAAAGAAAATGGCTTGATGGATGCCTGAGATTCAAGAGGAGTCATAAACAAGTGGGTTAGTAAATACATGCCATGAGTTATCTGTTGCAACATaacagtagcttaaaacaacagatatttattgtctcGCACAGTTTCTGAGGGTCAGCAGTCAGGAGGAGTGGAGCTGAGTGGTTGTGCTCTGAGCCTTTGATGAGCTTGCGGTCAAACTGGCAGCCAGGGTTTTGGTAGGTGAAGGCTGGATGATCAAGCTCGGTTAGTGGTTCATGGGAgccttacttcctcatgggcttTTGAACCGAGCTCCTCGGTTCTTGCCATGTGGGCCTCTCCACAAGGATGCCTGAGCGTGCTTAAAACATGGCAGGTAACTTTCCCTAGAGCAAGCAATCcttgagagagaaagcaagaaaagaaacctGTGGTGCCTTTTATAATCTGATACTGGAAGTAGCATGTCAATTCTGCCCTGTTTTTACTGGTCACCCAGACTAGCCCTGGTGCACTGTGAAAGGAGAATGTACAGAGGTGTGGATGCCAGGAGGTATTGGGGGCTCTCTTGAAGGCTGGCCACTGTACACACAGGTGAATCTATAGACAAGTATTTCTTTCCAAGAAATACAAACACTAATACCTATTTCATAGAATTAAGAACAGAACTGAAATTTTGTACAATAATAGCATATGTGTCAAGAACGGAGTGTATTTTTCGAGaagaatattttatcttttaactaTTATacattttggcttccctgatagctcaattggtaaagaatctgcctgcaatacaggagtccctggttcgattcctggatagggaagatccgctggagaagggataagctatctactccagtattcttgggcttccctgtggctcagctggtaaagaatccgcctgcaatgtgggagacctgagttggattcctgagttgggaagatcccctggaggagggtttgacaacccactctagtcttcttgtctggagaatcccatggacagaggagcctggcgggctacatacagtccacagagccacaaggagtcggacacgactggagcagctgagcacgcatgcactctAGTGGTTAatactcagtgctttcactgccatgggcctacattcgatccctggttggggaactaagatcccacaagccatgtggcacaaccaaaaaaataaattaaatctttGTGAAATTGAATACTGTTTTGGTCTGTTCAGAGGctaggtggcttataaacaatagatgtttatttctcataggtctggaggctgggaagtccaagatccaggtaccagcagattcagtgtctgatgATAGACAGACACTTGCTTCCTGGCTGATAGACAGCCATCTCCTCACTGACCCCTCACATGGCAGAGGGGCAAGAGGGTTctgtggggtctcttttataaaagagcactaatcccatcataagGGCTCCCCCACCTCATgatctaattacctcccaaaggcctacCTCGAAATACCATCTCATTGAGAGTTaggtttcaacacatgaattttgggaacacaaacattcagtctatagaaAATACAAATTGTCAAATTCCAAAGGTAACTACTAAAAGACTAGAAATAACTTGGATAATTTCTTAAGCAGTAGAGggagaaaataaattagaaaaaaaatcaaaagagaaatacacATAAGAAAAGCGAGGGAAAAACAGGTGGTAGAAATCAGACCAAATATGTCAGTCAGTAATCACAATAAAGTTAAATGGAGCAAACTTGACAGTTAATAATcaggttgaattttttttatctAGCTGTTTACTGTAAGATGATAAGATACACACAATGCATAAAGAAAAGTAGAAAGTAAAGTTGAATTTAGGAAGGGATTCATTTGTAATCCTAAAAGAGCCAACTCACAGGACAATGTAACAATTTTAAACTTACTATTATAATATTGTAAGAAATTTGGGGATAAATTTATAAATCCTTCCTCACAGTGGTAGATTTTAAGGCAACTTTCTCAAATTGGTCACACAGTCAAAATATGAGAAAACATACAGAAATTTCAACAATATGGTTAATTATCTTAGTCTAATGGCATACAGGGGCTTTCCTgggagctcagacagtaaagaatctgcctacaatacagacctgggttcagctcctgggttgggaagatcccctggagaagggaatggcaacacactcgagtattcttgtctggataatctcacaaacagtggagcctggtgggctacagtccatggggtcacaaagagtcagacacgactgaatcaactcagcatgcacacacgcaatgGCATATAGAACTTTTTTCCCAACAATAAAAGAATTTGTAATTTAATACATGGAATATAGTTTTTGAAGTGAATAACCATATACTAGATCATAaagcaagtctcaataaatttcagATGTCTGAATCCTACAGAGCACattctctgaccacagtgcacTTAAGCTAGAAGTTAGtaacaaaagtaaatttaaaatcacTATACATTTGAGCATTGAAAAACCATGCTTCTTAATGCACAGGTCAGATAAATTATAGCACAAGTCTAAAATACTAAAGTCACATTTCAAAGCTTATATTTGGAACAAAAGTGGCACTTAGAAGGTAGAAGGTTATAGTCTTAAATGCTaatattagaaaacaagaaaggcTAAATATTAATGAACTAAACATACAATAAAAGAAGACAAATCTAAAGAGAAAACAGTGGAATAAACCCAAAGAATGTATAAGGGTAGaattaagaataatttaaaacacCATAAAGAGGATCAACAAAATTAAgtgttggttctttgagaagactaATAAGGCAGTTAAATCTCTAGTGAGTCAAATCAAGACAGAAGGGAGTCGTCACaactaaacaaaattaacaatgtTAAAAAACATAATTCAGATCCAACAAATTAATGATTTCTAATGATAGCTAGAAAATACTACAAACAACATTATGGCAATAAATTTGAATAGAAAAGGGAacatttctataaaaattataACTCACTAACTATATTCAgataagatcccctgaaggaggaaatggcaacccactccggtattcttgcctgggaaatcccacggacagaggagcctggtggcctacagtccaccaAGAAAAAGGTAGAAATCTTGAGTgttgcgtgtctgtgtgtgtgtctgtgtgtgtgtctgtgtgtgtgtgtgtctgtgtgtctgtgtgtctgtgtctgtgtgtgtgtctgtgtgtgtgtctgtgtgtttgtgtctgtgtgtgggggtgtctgtgtgtgtgtgtctgtgtctgtgtgtgtgtgtgtgtgtgtctgtgtgtgtgtctgtgtgtgggggtgtgtgtctgtgtgtctgtgtatgtgtctgtgtgtgtgtctgtgtgtgtgtgtctgtgtgtctgtgtgtgtgtgtgtctgtgtgtgtctctctgtgtgtgtgtgtgtgtctctgtgtctctgtgtgtgtctatgtgtgtctgtgtctgtgtctgtgtgtctgtctgtgtggggctgtgtgtgggtgtgtgtgtgtgtctgtgtgtgtgggtgtgtgtgtgtctatgtgtgtctgtgtgtgtgtgtgtctgtctgtatgtgtgtgtgggtgtgtgtgtgtctgtgtgtgtgtctgtgtctgtgtggggatgtgtgggggtgtgtctgtgtgtgtgtgtgggtgtgtgtgtctgtgtgtgtgtgtgtatgtgtgtgtgtgtgtgtctgtgtctgtgtgggggtgtgtgggtgtgtgtgtctgtgtgggggtgtgtgtgggtgtgtgtgggtgtgtgggtgtgtgtgtgtgtctgtgtgggtgtgtgtgcgcgctcagtcccttcggttgtgtctgattcttttgcaaaccccctggactgtagcccaccatcctCTTCtggccgtggaattctccaggcaagagcactggagtgggttgccatttccttctccagggtgtcttcccgacccagggactgaacctgcgtcttctgtgtcccctgcattggtaggtagatccTTTTACCagtgcaccatctgggaagcctaagAGTGTTGTAACCATTAACTCATTGAATAGACAAAGAAAATACTAAGTCAGGTGATTTGATAGTTTAGTTTTATCAAACATTCAAAGAACATACTATTTATTTATACCATATTTATTCCAATCTTCTGCAGTCTCTTCCAGGGAATAGCAAGAGAGGAAATACTTGTTCTGTTAGGCCAGTACTGccatgataccaaaaccaggcaaggtcaatacaataaaataaaaattgcagcCCAGTCTCACTCATGCacataaatgcatttaaaatacattGGTTTCATCCCACAAATACAAGGATGATGTACTGTTAGATAATTTTGCATTCACTTTACTTAACTGATAGATTAAAGGTTAAAAAACACAGATGTAGAGTGCTCATTCATAgttaatataaaacagaaacatgttGGAAAACCAGGATTAGAGGGGAGCTTCTAAAATGTTAGAAGAAATCTACTTAAAATCAGTAATGTCCTTTTTTGTAACTACATAAtatcccaatgcaggagatgccagccGTGCAGGAAGTGCAGGTgcagtctctgggtcagggaagatgtcctggagaaggaaatggcaatccattccagtatttgtgcctgggaaatcccatggacagaggagcctcgtgggccacagtccatggggtcgcaaagagtgggacacaactaagagtgtaagcacgcacacacacacacatataaatacatttaccacattttcattatccagtctcaacacacacagacaaacgGTAGTCATGTGAGGTGATGGAAGTATTAACAAACCTTATGGTGtaattgtacaccttaaacttatacaatgttataaTGTCATGTCACAGTGAAGCTgggggaaaattaaaaataaacatacaaattaaaaaattagtagtaagactgtatgtgtgtatgcctTTTATCACTGATTCTATTCTACATTTTCCTATAAGTCCTAGCAGTACAGTATGAcaggaaatataaataaacagtATATTCTTCTATTAGAATAAAAGAAGCAGTCTTGTATCACTTATAGATATGTCCACAAAGAACCCAAAAGAATCTATAGGTAAATTATTAGAATTAGTAAGAGAGTTTAGTAAGATTATTGGATTTAAGATTAATGTATACAAATCAATGAtctttctccatatcagcaaaaattagaaaacacaagagatagtattttaaataacaacaaaataataaggTACCTAGCAATATACCTAAGATAAGATGTGCAAGACCTATATGAAATcctttataaaactttattaaaatacattGAAGGACTTGCCTGCCAGTCCAGTGCTTaaggctctgcacttccactggggacatgggttcaatccctgttcagggaattaAAATTCCAATGCCCTTTGGCAgagccaaaaaacaaaatcattgaAAAGgatctaaagaaatgaaaagacttaTTTATAGATAGGGGACTCAATATCACAAAAATGTTAATTGTCCCCACgttctatgaagtgaagtgaaagttggtcagtcttgtctgactcttttcaactccatggacttctctaggaGAAGAATTCTAgaagaattctctaggccagaatactggagtgggtagcctttcccttctccaggggatcttcccaacccagggactgaacccaggtctcccacattgcaggctgattctttaccagctgagccacaagggaatagATGAATTGTGATTCCAATGAAAATCCCAATCGTTCTGAATGAATTTGAcagactgattctaaaatttatatataagagCAGAAGACCAAGAATAGCAGAGACATTCCTGAAGGAAGAGGcaagagaggcagagaagagaggagaaaaagaagagaaggcttCTCCCACCTCTTGGAAAGATTACCATAAAGTTATAGTAACTGAAACAGTGATCTTGATGCAGGAACAGACAAACTGACCAGTAGATCCAAACAGAAAggccagaaacagacccacacccGAACAGAAACCAGATACATGACACGAGTGGCCATGCGCATCGTGAGGGAAGATACTGACAGATGGTGCTATCCAGGACATCTGATTGTCAGGTGGAAAAAGCAAGAATTGGATCCCAACCTCATGCCTTCCATAGACATGCATTCTGGATGGAatacagacttaaatgtaaaagacaaaactttaagatatttagaagaaaacaattttttttttaggatttatttatttggctgcactgaggctTAGTTACAGCATGAAGGATCTTCGgtttcagcatgtgggaccttttaGTTGCCATGTGTGAAATCTTTAGTTTCGgcctgcaggatctagttccttgaccaggatgGAACCTGACCTCCTGCAtagagagtgcagagtcttaactgctggaccaccagggaagtcctgcaaattctttctgactcagggtgACAAGGAATATCTTTAAACAAGACAGAAAGATCATTGCATTCAGTCACATTGGAATTAAGAAATTGTATGCATTGAGagacaataaaaatgtaaaaaggcaagTATACTTAATGACAAAACTTTAGTATCCAGAATAACAAGTGAATAATAGTGATGTCAACCCACTGGAAAACTGAGCCGAAAACATGAAAGCCCATCACTGATGAAGAAACAGGCATGGCAAATCAACAATCAGAAGCTAGACTCCATTTCTAAGGAATCCAGTTGAGACCATAGTTTATACCTCTAGATTGGCAGAAATTAAGCAGTCTAGTAATAGCAAGTATTGATAAGGATGTGGAGTAATAGGGACAGTCATATGCAGTGGTGGGACTTTAAAGTGGGGATGGTCACttggaaaatagtttgaaaattttctatAAAGTTGATCACTTGTACAACCCAATGACTTAACTCCTAAACTTATCtctcaaatataatttttcaaactGAGGAGTGACCCACTAATTTATGGGTCTAGCCATTAATTGGCTTAgccattttttcttttagagaaacagaatagaaaatatcagaggGCATCATCCTTTTTAAGCCTAAGTATTATTTAGCAATATTGTTATTTCTGgtttacatgtatgtatatttgtacTGGGTTCcaatgtgaaaaatatttcctGTGGAAGTGGTagtcaaaagatttgaaaaacagTACTGTTTACCTCTGGGAGTAAGGCAAGGGGGATGGATGGGTTGGAGGAAATAGAGACAAATGTAGCAGCGTGTACAAAGTGCCGGTTCTTAAGCTACTTTATGGGTGTTTCCTTTTACTGTTTCATTATGTGTATTACATGTGTTTTTATACATGTGAAATAGAgtgtgaaattttaaagaaatacaaatattaaatgaagTAACATTAAAAGCAAATGACTGCCTTATGAGAAATGCTTCTTGAACTCCAAGTCCAGGGTCACTGCCTTGGTTTGATTGCGGATGGAGCTATTCTGACCTCTGCTGGCCCGGAGGTGAAGGGCCGCTGGGGGCTGCGGGCTGCTGGGCCAGGAGAGGAATGAACCCTCCCAGCACGTGTGGTCCTGGCTGCTAGAGAGCGTGCAGGGGGTCAGACCGCGGCCAGCCTCACCCCACTAAGAAAGAGCAAGCAGCTTTGGTCTTTTTTGGCCTGGGTTTCTTTCCAGTTACCTTTCTGGCTCTCTAGTGCCCTCCTTTAAGCCCAGGAGTGAGGCATGTGTAACTGCACCGAAATCCATCCTGAAGGGACCAGCTGCCCTGCCCTCGGCCTCCATGCAGATGGCCCATCCAGGGACCACTGACCCCAGAGACCAGGGGCTCGAGCACACGTCTCAGGCACctgctggggaaggggaggccGGACACTGATGCTCCGAGAACCTGTCTCCAGGCTCCCTTTGTTTAATCAAACCAGCTTTCAGAGGTTTATGAACTAGAGTCTATGAGAGGAGCTGACTTGGGCACTTTGGAGGTGAGAGGGTGCGGGGGAGCCTTGAGGGAGAGCTGCCAGCCTTTCAGAGTTTACTATACAGAGTCCAGGAAACAGCAggcctcccaccctcacctctaGCTAGACACGAGGGGCATTGTTTTTCCTGCCCCCATTAAACTGATAGAAAGAACTTCCACCAGTGGGTCTCACTTGTAGAGGACGAGGGCAAAAGTCCCAGGCATCTCAGTGAGCTAGAGATGGCCACGTCTCTGGGTGGTCTGGGGAGGAGGACTCAGGTGAGATGATCTCCCCAAACCCCTGGGGGTTTGTGACTTTGGCACTGGAGAGGCGGCCTAGTAGAGGCATTCCTGAGCTGGGTTAGGATCCAGGCTCTGCTGCTTGCTACCATGAGCGTTATTCACCTCCTTTAAGCTCAGGCTCTTCACCTGCAAAACGGGTTATTAGTCACAGCGCCTGCTGGTTGAACTGATTCCATTGTAATTGAATTCATGCTTGCAGAGCCCTCTGTAAGGAGTCTGTCAATGGCAGCTGCTTCGGCTTTCAAACCTTCTGAGGGGAGAGCTTGGAGTCAGGGTGGGAGTCCAACTGGGGCCCTGGCCGGGCTGAGGGTGAGAGTGGGGAGTCTCCTACCCAGAGAATCCGttccctccctctgtccccagaCGCCATGGAAGTGGTGCTGCTCCTTCTGTGCGGCCTCCTGGCCCCAGCAGTCCTGGCCAGCGGTAAGTACCCCTCAGGACCTGGTTCGACAGGGTGGCAGCCACAGCCCTTTCTCATGGAAGGTCCTGGCCCTCTGAGACACTCAGGGTGGGGGGCTCTGAGAGTCTACATGTCTGATCAGCTTCCCCGCCTTTAGTCTGCAGAGAAAGTCCTGGAAGGCAGCAGCTAACTCAGCCCCCAATCCAGCCTGCCCACCTCTCCCCACTGGTTCCTGCCCTCAAGCCCAGCAGGTCCCTGTAGACTCAGCCTGAGTCCTGGGAGCCAGACTTGCACATCAGTCTAGATCGTGTGAGTCATGTGTCCTCCCTTGGTTTCAGCCTCCCCACCTGTAACAAGAAGAAAATCCCCCAGCCTTTTGGGGATGATGTAAGATTCAGAAGGGGCAGTACGTGCAACTCCTGTGAACACAGACTCTGATCGGGCTCTGAGCTGCACCTGCCTTTGGCCCCCTCAGTGACCCTGGCAGGCCGGCCCACCCTTCCTTGcttctctgagcatctctgcttCCTGGGCCCTGCTTTCCAGGGATCCCTTTGTGGGGAGTGAGGCCCGTGAGACAAGGTGGGAGACTTGGGAATCAGGATGTGAGCTGTCTTCCTCTTGACCACACCTGCTTGTTTTTCCAGCAGCTgagcaggagaaagaaaaggacccTTTTCATTATGGTAAGTGGTGGTGGTAACCCTGGGTGATGGTGAGGGGAGGTACAGCCCCATCCAGGGGAGGGACCGACATGCTCTCCCTGGCCCTTCCCCGCTTCTGCCTCTCACTCTTGTTCCTTTTGCAGACTACCAGACCCTGAGAATCGGGGGGTTGGTGTTTGCCGTGGTCCTCTTCTCGGTGGGGATCCTGCTTATCCTCAGTAAGTATGTTTGTTCCTCTGTTCACTCGCTAAGGGCAA
This genomic interval carries:
- the FXYD6 gene encoding FXYD domain-containing ion transport regulator 6 isoform X2, with translation MEVVLLLLCGLLAPAVLASAEQEKEKDPFHYDYQTLRIGGLVFAVVLFSVGILLILSRRCKCSFNQKPRAPGDEEAQVENLVTANATEPQKAEN
- the FXYD6 gene encoding FXYD domain-containing ion transport regulator 6 isoform X1; the encoded protein is MEVVLLLLCGLLAPAVLASAAEQEKEKDPFHYDYQTLRIGGLVFAVVLFSVGILLILSRRCKCSFNQKPRAPGDEEAQVENLVTANATEPQKAEN